Proteins encoded within one genomic window of Triticum aestivum cultivar Chinese Spring chromosome 2D, IWGSC CS RefSeq v2.1, whole genome shotgun sequence:
- the LOC123049810 gene encoding uncharacterized protein — MGVMSSSVVVFGNDDEDASVGENSVVVSGKGNDAVKPSCTVQYSCVKRLRERRLLSFLVDQGFHGAFRELNRETGVLFNVEHIRRLVRRGQWDEALMYLNTFLPPFISERRSFRARIFNNFLLMHPRFANVVTGNKDMHLDKQYAYGRSSSTRAERRFRSMNYSILAPDSGHLRAAIDWDKVRSHAACLIPELAHRTPELKRRTVLPSRCMMPHDVLPIGTGLFLRRRVKKQGPQPPKTDAIITAINTSGIAASLGIRALDRKMKHWNCWSIT, encoded by the exons ATGGGCGTGATGAGTTCCTCCGTCGTGGTCTTCGGCAATGATGACGAGGACGCCAGCGTGGGCGAGAATTCCGTCGTGGTCTCCGGCAAGGGCAATGACGCCGTCAAGCCCTCGTGCACGGTGCAGTATTCCTGCGTCAAGCGGCTTCGTGAGCGGCGCCTGCTCTCCTTCCTCGTGGACCAAGGCTTCCACGGCGCCTTCAGAGA GCTGAATCGCGAGACGGGGGTGCTGTTCAACGTGGAGCACATCCGGCGGCTGGTGAGGCGGGGACAATGGGATGAAGCCCTCATGTACCTCAACACCTTCCTGCCGCCGTTCATCAGTGAACGTCGGAGCTTCCGTGCCAGGATCTTCAACAACTTCCTCCTCATGCACCCCCGCTTCGCCAACGTGGTCACCGGCAACAAGGACATGCACCTGGACAAGCAGTACGCCTACGGCCGCAGCAGCTCCACCCGCGCCGAGCGCAGGTTCCGCTCCATGAACTACTCCATACTCGCCCCGGACTCGGGCCACCTCAGGGCCGCCATCGACTGGGACAAGGTGAGGAGCCACGCAGCGTGTCTTATCCCCGAGTTGGCTCACCGTACTCCGGAGCTGAAACGCCGGACGGTGCTGCCGTCCCGCTGCATGATGCCGCACGATGTACTCCCCATTGGGACCGG TTTGTTCCTGAGGCGTCGTGTGAAGAAACAAGGCCCCCAGCCGCCAAAAACAGACGCTATCATCACGGCCATAAACA CCAGCGGTATTGCCGCCTCGTTAGGGATTCGAGCATTG GATCGAAAGATGAAGCACTGGAACTGCTGGTCAATTACCTAG